aaacttacaacgccagttcttggagttctctggatccttatatgatatactgtagactTATTAATGTAATTATCAGTAAGATTTTTCTGGCCGAATagtattactatcatcaaaggatgacaagtaataaatgctctgaataatattaatattaattgattcactgattTGATATGCTGCAGAAGAATattgcttggtaccaagacagctcaaactgtatatcacgagatgaattaggaaagaataaaaacttctaagattttgtatgctgacataaaacataaaatatattcccataaaataatatatataaaatattcttatatctataattttctttaagtaaataaattttctaatatttgaataattatcacaaggtttgttagcattcacaatattgtgagctgtaaaagtatatatatatgtatatttaatactgataagtGGACTTCAAGTCGATTCAGaattagacaaattgaaacctGTTCAGACTACAGATTTAACAGAACATACTTAAatcaatgaacaataattaataaaaataacaatttaaaaatctcagggtttatgagttcgtgccgtgcatggaaataagcttcctacatatatcaataaattcataaaagagTTCTTATAAACTATATTATAGAATTCAACACGTTGCaaatttcttaaacttgaataaaatttatatagcgctttgatcaattccccaattcactgataaaggccttattattaaatgaactcATTTAAGACAAATTTTGCACACTCactataatgatgttcttgaagttctcgtagaatgattaattatctccaataattaattaggcaggtccCTTTTCATCTCCGCTGGGTTCgtgtatggtccagatttcttataaatttctatcagtattaaaaatatatttacaggaataaattacaattaagaactcttcaacaacactgagttcacaaataatccaacattaattgaatatacttgacattttaaaaggggattggcttgatgctttaacaaaaattaattggaagaaagaaccctaatctccatgtgctcctcacaggtcgagatcacaagccagagagagtgattttcagaaaaatttcatctcttccttaaacgatttataagctttcctctgattggctttctaatcttagtaagacgtgatgtaattggttacttaagattcagggtttctccaactttgttatacaaagataaataaaagtttataaacaaataaattaagTAATAGTTTGAGagtattctaataaataaatctcgatATATGAAGCTATAATacgatatacatttaattttttatgtgagttttatgtactcttggttttcatacttagatttcaataaatactcgtgtaacaataatagttgtccttatctatttacataaaccttccctagtatatataatatatattttataagtaaaaaatataattcaattcgtaatagttgattgagcaatcagctgatttgttagGCATTGATTCAATAAACTGTCGATTGATCCTAGATTGattgatgtattaaatcaaaacaaggaattctaacctcaaattgtacatgcgatcttttattttttataatctgccaataataaacaagccgctttataattttatttactgccaaagaattctcattatggtttaattacaattttgcatggttctcttatTGCTTAATAGATAACatgattactctttatcatAAATAACATTTGATTTTACTTGAGcggtaccttgactaggctatctattctttccattttacaaTTCTATTAAAGCTCAGTTGTTTTATTTCAAAAGTATTCCATGGTGCTACAACACCACGTCACAACAAGCAACACAGAAGAAATATCCACGAGCAcaatacaagaaaaaaaatgattttgaaattcCCTACAACAGACTACAAAGATCACAAAAACAACCAGAATCTTCAGAgtttaaatttttcaactgCCTACCGGATGACCTCAGACAGATTGAACCTCAAAACCAATTCAAAAAGGCTCTCAAAAAGTATGATCCCTCTGTATTCAGTACAAGAATTCATGAAGCTAAGCAGTGGCGTAGCCAGAAAAAAATTTTGGGGGAGGGGGATTATTGGAGTAGAAAGCACCTAAACTTTGAGGGAGGGGTGTGTTATGGAATACCTCCCACGAAAGGGGGTCCGGAGGTCCTTCAATTTGGTGCGATTTCAGgcaatttccacttgaaaataaacattccattcaagtttttttggtGATCAGTAGGCCACTTATTTcgatttttccttgaaaatgTCATAGGCCTATGTGTTTTTGatcaaatagaaaataaaatggaatggagtagaattttattagtcattaaattgttaaaaattgtgattttgCAGAAGTCCTACTCATTATTAGATAATAAGCTAGAGTTCTTAAATTTTGGCTCCCATAAAGCACTATCTCAACCAACTTTATAGGCTTAGTTTAacttgtaaaatctgacaaagcatttttTGGAAcagttccacttgttactcattccgctactacgtagacatcatgtcgtcattgtgtgtctgcgctgaccagtgacatCACAGTCGGTTCTTCGACACTGCTTTAGTCaagctggttttctatacttctattcgtacctttttcgtcggattgtttgccgttgcaattttaatatttatactattcgattttttggaatttaatcttgtctttaggcatcttactttctagatatttgttactttttcaccatgCGTTTGTAAACGTATTTTGTTTGTGGCTGTCATTTCCACCTTCCCCTTTTTTGTTGCTGGCGCCTTTAGCTTGCTTGTTGTCTTTCAATGGAGGAAGTTGGGTGTGCGTACCTTgcgcccggtctaaacttttcatctgaattcatcggacctacgaaacgtttttaaagtgtgaattattcttcaaattaattcgtttgttctattcttcaagtgtgattcaattattcatcgattgcttcgcatttttgctctgataaactttgctaAGTTCACGACTTCGTGTGAGCGTTCATCGCTAGTCATTggatctacagaacgttttttaaagtgtgaattattctacaaattaattcatttattctattcttcaattgtgattaaattattcatcgattgcttcgcatactgccttgataaactttgtcaaaaattacaacctcgtgtaggcttcaattgccattcttctacaattggcttcacctcgtgaaactcaaactttcaagttcatcatctctaccgtttggaaatcaatccaaaaattccacaacttgaagatcggattattcgtttggaattctacttgctccagcctacatttccactgggggattcgcctgctgtagtggacgtttccatgcttgtcatcgcatggccagatcacttcatcgcttgctgatgtcctgttcctgtgggtattgcggagtcattgcctgtctgcctggccgcatctcctcttcaaaattttattcaggttatgtaaatcgttctattcaattttcatttacgtatatacttattgatttattaatgtctatcttgacattcaattctgaggccactgatgcctacttattatttgattaatgtctatcttgacattcaattcactgaggccactgacgcctacttattgtttgattaatgtctatcttgacattcaattcactgaggccactgacgcctacttattgtttgattaatgtctatcttgacattcaattcactaggccaccgacgcctattaattcattgtatttgacagctacccttggctttacaagtgattttctgaggccactgacgcctatataattgtattcaatagtagcaattattctttggatttgacagctacccttggctttacaagtgattttttgaggccactgtcgcctattaatcgttctaattgatgtctgtcttgacattcaattcattgaaggcccatgtcgcctatatttaacctggacaatcttcacattatatttattagctacccttagctcttaagtgttattttaaggccagtgacgcctattaattgtttggtcgaagtctatcttgacattctaattactgaaggcctatgccgcatatttTTATGTACTCTATTTGTTGAACACTATCTGCAGATCattgtcatatttttattaataataatattattattattcctcttataattcattatattgAACCTTACaacaataactttcattatagcactcaatttatatttatttcaggtatcattaatactaccttttcgattattgtcaggcttcaatggtcattaatgtcattgacctaatttcatttaaattttgtatttctctaacgttttttcacatgttgtaattttcccaagatatttaacttaatctacttacaattgtttttgtatgtggccatctgcctattattattttattgatcccaaaatatttgacacaattgtttttgtatgtggccatctgcctattattattttattgatcccaagatatttgacacaattgtttttgtatgtggccatctgcctattattattttattgatcccaaaatatttgacacaatataattgtttttgtatgtggccatctgcctattattatattattattattaaatcttatcttgttgattcatttagtcttttattggcgtacttaccacacttcaagctatcagtatttttatgcacagagttcaaagatttatttgtaggtatttataacaactatcattcacagtccactgccctgaccttggattctgtcaaacttgattaacaattttttcaaatttacatgatTTTTGTTTGAGTTTTCAAACTTacattgttttttgtttttttttttgggagGAGGGgataaaactattttttccaaataGTAGGGGGATGTGTCCCTTCTGTCCATGGTAGAAACTACACCCATTCATCATAACTGTAAAACTTTCCCCCCGAAAGTACTCTCTAGAAGAAGCTGCTGGAGCTTTGTTTAAGGATATGCATGAAACTCAATGAACTATAATAAACTAGAACAATATTAACCtatattggatttcttattaataattgatggTGAAAAGTGACCAAACTTTGACGTGCTATCTGTAGTTTCTCTATCCCCTGCTACCTAGTCACTACGCAAAAAAATTCAGGCTCCATTTCGATGGGGATACATCCCCATATCCCCCCCCTGGATATGCCAAAGAAGCTAAGCATTCAGCGGATCTTCCGCTGATACCCTGACCTCACCCTCCTACCTTACCTGACGTGCCCCTGATCTCAATGATATAGGTGGTAAAAAGAAGAGTAAAAGTAAagtacaaaataatattcatatggcttttcaTATCCGCGATCTCTAGTCTCTCTAGCatgttactatagtgaggtccacgttataacggcagtatttgattaacattgatgttgctatccaattcaatttcaattcaaaaaatattttatttcaaagaaacataataaaaaacaaattccaGCTGTACAAAATGATCATACACTTGACAATGAATAAGGTACACTGAAAAGAGtcttaaattaaatacaaattaatatgaataggAAATAAAATTTTCGCATAGGCATTGCTGCCTGTGTGCGAAAATGAGTCCAAGGTTACTCTTGTACAATATATACTTATTAACttatcaacttattattttttactcatTTACTAATAActacaaaaatgataaaaaattaaggAAAGAAATAAGCCCCAATCCCCAACCGTTCCCTATCAAAAATTGTATTCGTAAATATGTAGTAAttttacatatataaatatatataaaatggtacagtaataattatattatataatatgtattaataaataaaatgattatttatatttaagctGTACTAAAAATGAATCACCGGCCCACTCTATCCCAGTCCCCGATTAACCCCCCAAACCCCGACCCCAATTGCAGAAGAAGAAACACAGAAAAACTCGGCGAAACACattcacacaaacacacacacacacacacacacacacacacacacacacacacacacacacacaccacacacacacacacacacacacacacatgaagCCTCAAAaggattattttgaataaaaaaaaatatttaaaatattttttaagattgtttaataacaattattatttttaagactAAACTGAATTCATCTAGATTACAATCTAGAATCTGTACTCCGAAGTGATCAATCTCTCACAGCACTCATCTCTTCCAATACTCGAAATCCACCTTTTGACAGCTATTTTAAATGAAGATATCGTATAGTTGGCGAAATCCGCTGGAGCTATTGGAAGATGTTTCACCAAAACGTGAGCTATATAGTAGGAGTTGGTAATAAATATAGTTCTATTTACTCTAGGCATTTGAATATTATACTGTACTGCTCTCCTAGTTGCATGACTATGTGTAATGGTATTGAATATGCTAGCATGATTCTTGAATATGTACGATGCCAAGGTTCTAACATATAATTGTCTGACATCAAGCACCTTCATATCCTCAAACACTGCGTTGGATGGGTAATCTCGACGCCTTCCAAGTGCAGATTTTATTATAAGTTTCTGGGTGGTGAATAGTGGGTTCAAAATAGATCTGTATCCTCCTCCATAAGCTAGAATTCCCCCTTCAATAATGGACTGTACAAACGCATAGTAGATTGTTTGGAGTTCATTCCTATTCAGATATTCTCTGAGTTGCCGAAAAACATAAATCATTTTTCTCAGTCTACTGTTCTGATAAGCAACATGTGCAGTCCAATTAAGTCTGTTGTCCAGAATGACACCCAAATACTTGTAAGAGTTCACCCTTCCAACCGATGCACAGGCACAAGAGTCATTTTCAATGTTCCCACATGTATGGAGTTTGATTCCTTCAACTGATGTGTCACTTGAGTCCCGAAGGAATATCGGCATTATCTTTGTCTTGCTAACATTTAGTGTTAGAACATTATGGTCAAACCATGACTTCAAAGTGGCTAAATCACATTTTGCCCTATGCAGTACAGTTTCCCAATCAGGTCCCCTAACAAGGACAGCAGCATCATCCGCAAAAAGGTAGATCCTACTATTTAAGTTCACTTTTGCAAGGTTATTTacatagattaaaaataataatggacCCAAGGTGCTACCCTGGATAACTCCATATTCTACCTCTTTTAACTGACTGTTTACTCCATTTATGACAGTTAACTGCTTGCGGTTACTAAAGTAGGAATTGAACCAATCAAGTGGAACTCCATTTATCCCCATAAGTTCCATCTTTTTAAGCAATTTTCCTCTATCAACGGAATCAAATGCCTTAGCCAAGTCCAAGAATATTAGAGCACTCTTTTCATTGTTACCTATAGCCAAATTCAGGTCTCTAGTTATAGAAAAGAGGGCATCTGagatattttttgattttctgAACCCATATTGGGAGTTAGTTAGTAATTCATTACTTTCAATGTATCTTGTTAATTGATcttttactattttttcaagaattttggaAAATATGCTAAGCAGGCTGATTGGACGAAAGTTTGAACTCTCTCTAATATCTCCTGACTTGAACAATGGGACTACTTTTGCTATTTTGAAAGCATCAGGAAATATACCAGAGGTAATGCTTAAGTTGACAATATGTAGAAGCGGAGCAGATAAACTGTCAAAGTTAGACTTCAGAGTATCGGAAGAGATACAATCATAGCCAGGAGCCGAGCCGCCGCGCAGGGAGTTAACATAGTTGCGCAATTCAGTATTATCTATAGTGCGAAGGTTGAATCTACTGTGCACTGCATAGTCTGAGTCATTGACAACCGGTGGGCCAACAGGGTTAATTTTGCTAGCTAGACTACTTCCCacgttggaaaaataattattgaattcatctgCAACCTGTTTTCTTTTGTCTTCTAAATATGTCTTACCTGATGTATACTGGTCCAGTGGAAAAGGGTCTTTGTTTTTTCTCTTACCTGAAATTTCATTTACTGTTTGCCAAAAAAGTTTAGGGTTattttttgagacaaaaattTTAGATTTGTAGTATTGGATCTTAGTTCTCTTTATTAACGAATTCAAGTGATTTCTGTAAGTAATGTAGTAATTTTTGAGTTGTTGATTGAAGGGTTGATTTCTGAGCTGTTTACTTATTTTATCCCGTTCTCTAATAGAGCGTAATAAACCGTCTGTCATCCAGGGCTTTAATTTTACCTTTCTGTTACTACTTTTTCTGTTTTTGTAGGATTTACATATGAATTCATCTAGTGTGGAGAAAAACAAATTGCATGATGAATTTATGTCTTGAGAACTAGTAACATTACTCCAATCACACTTGCTGATTAACTCATGAAGAGTTTTTTTGTCAATATATTTATCTTCTTTTTTTGATGAATTGATTCTTGGGAATGAAATTTCTAATACAATACTGAAATGGTCGGTTACATCAGTCATGACTACCGCTGTTTTTAGACTATCACAGGTCTCGTGTCTGACAAAGATATGGTCTATGCATGACTTACTGTTTCCTTGTACCCTCGTATATTTATCAATGCCGCTCATGAAACCATTTTCATACAACATATCAAGATATCTTTCTGTTTTATTATCTGCTTGTAGTATATTGGCATTAATGTCACCCATCAGAATACAGAAGCTATTTATATTGAAAGAGTTATAATAGTTATGCAATGCTTCGGTGAATTCATCCAGATCACTGTCGTGAGTACGATAAACCGAAAGAAGGTTTATATTTTTTCCCTGGAATGATATATCTATACTTAAACCATACACGTGGGCCAGCTCCATCTGTCTACATTCATTCACACTCACTCCCTCCCTCACATACACAAGCACTCCATCATTTCTGTTTCTCCATCCGCTTGTTTTGAAAACCCTGTAACCCTCTAATTGAATACCCGCCGTATCATCCCCCAACCAAGTTTCTCCCAGCATTATCACATCCCATATTACGTTACTTCCTTGTAGATAAGCTATGAAGCTATCGAAGTTTTTATTGAAGCTTCTGATATTCAAGTATATGAACTTTAGGAAATGTTCACCATTGGAAAAAACGTTATTCACCTCAAAAGCTTCAATacttttacattcaatatgTCTATATTCATCCAAGTGAATGTCCCTGAATGTCATAGAAGAATATATTAAAGAATAAACTAGTTAGGGAAGAACACGAAGAAAGAATTTATGGTGATAAGAAAGATAATTGGAAACCCGACCGATAACGGCTCAACGACCAATGCGACCgttgaagaaaagaaaaaaaacccTACCTCGCTCAGCCCTctcaagaaataatataataaagaccTACAAACCCCAACCAAAAATGCATAGAAAAAGAATGTAAATATGAAGTAATAAATAAGAGACATATCTATTGATCATGAGTTAAGGAATTgtaaacaaaattgaataaataaaatagataaaccGCATAAATTGATTACATGAACAAACCCACCGGCAGTGATAATTAATAATGTACTcagaataaaagagaaaaatgagagatattgatttatataattattaggTACTCAATAATAGTTTTCCAATATCGCATAAGCGAAGCTCATAACAACAATCATTCTCTTCACAAAAGTGAAATGTACTTTTTATAGGCTTCTATGTACAATTAGAATAGATACAATTTATCACATCATGTTTGTTGAGTGACCACCTATCATCAAACATTagatattgataaaaatttatcGCTAGTTTCTCttccaattatataatatttcatctcattCAAACGTCATGGAAAGTGAAAAAACTTAActtttatttatcattaattGTACTGAATAGAGTTTCAAtactaataaatttgaataaatgaataaagaaatatgAGACAACAAAATAAACCAAACAATCAAGAGCCAAAAAAGAATAGTTCGTCTGAAGAGTATGTCTATATACATTTCAGAATAAATTTCTAAAGACCAGTCTAGCAAtaagaaatggaaaaataactCGAAACAATATTGATCTATCAAGAGCTGCAAAGTGAtatcattcatttttaaaaatagaaatcagcGTTTGTTCTTTTCATGAGATAATTCTCCTAATTCTTGCTTGTAACAAGATAATTATTGCGATAAGGCATCAGCTGCAacactatattttattaagaagcAATTATTGCGAGTGATTGAAACTTATATTACCGTATGATTCTGCCAGTAGATATTTGATTTCAGCAATTCAAGACTATTAATACGGTAGTActtacaatattaatttatataacaatccttaatttcaatttatcaagcaagtagaaaaacaactaatttaaaataattattgcctTCTTCAAAATTCTATTTCCCATACTAAAGAGATTTACCAATCCTTAACTAAATATTTATAACATATTTACAAGTGTAAATTGGCTTTTACAAGTATCATTCAATTCAGTATTGAATGTAAACTCTTCTCGATGGGATATCTCTAAATTAATGTGACTAATAAGTTATTAAGAAAAGCGTATTATTAAAGACTAAATATGTCTAATGAAATTTGCAATTCCAGGTATATTCCACACATATCTATGCAATTTTTgtatttgatgaaaaataattgaataagctATAAGTATTTGTTTTTAGCAGGCAGCATTTTCTGCatttatgatattattaaaataattttattcatttaatataatataaaatttatttcaaataaagattatttatgAGAGAAGTTATTAAGTTactaaaaaaggaatatttcgtTTTCATTAGTTCAAGAAGGATTGAATTGCCTAAAATACCTTGTTGAAATCGCAATTCAAtagttgtaaataaaataaaataaatataataatactctCTAGTTACTTCACgttattcatacattttaata
Above is a window of Nilaparvata lugens isolate BPH chromosome 4, ASM1435652v1, whole genome shotgun sequence DNA encoding:
- the LOC120350966 gene encoding uncharacterized protein LOC120350966 — encoded protein: MTFRDIHLDEYRHIECKSIEAFEVNNVFSNGEHFLKFIYLNIRSFNKNFDSFIAYLQGSNVIWDVIMLGETWLGDDTAGIQLEGYRVFKTSGWRNRNDGVLVYVREGVSVNECRQMELAHVYGLSIDISFQGKNINLLSVYRTHDSDLDEFTEALHNYYNSFNINSFCILMGDINANILQADNKTERYLDMLYENGFMSGIDKYTRVQGNSKSCIDHIFVRHETCDSLKTAVVMTDVTDHFSIVLEISFPRINSSKKEDKYIDKKTLHELISKCDWSNVTSSQDINSSCNLFFSTLDEFICKSYKNRKSSNRKVKLKPWMTDGLLRSIRERDKISKQLRNQPFNQQLKNYYITYRNHLNSLIKRTKIQYYKSKIFVSKNNPKLFWQTVNEISGKRKNKDPFPLDQYTSGKTYLEDKRKQVADEFNNYFSNTPYIL